One part of the Solanum dulcamara chromosome 8, daSolDulc1.2, whole genome shotgun sequence genome encodes these proteins:
- the LOC129899825 gene encoding uncharacterized protein LOC129899825 → MAIDKDIQELLVIGDSDLLIYQNEFADALDTISSMIKHPDTSYIDPVEIYLKEQPAHCSHVKAEPDGRPWYFDIKRYLETGTYPDNTTFNQKKAIRRMANNFFPSRETLYRRTPDMVLLKCVDSIEATKL, encoded by the exons ATGGCGATAGATAAAGACATTCAAGAGTTATTGGTAATAGGAGATTCAGATTTACTGATTTATCAG AACGAATTTGCTGACGCTCTTGATACTATCTCCTCAATGATCAAACATCCAGATACAAGTTATATTGATCCTGTGGAGATATATTTGAAAGAACAACCCGCTCACTGTTCGCATGTCAAAGCAGAACCAGATGGGAGACCTTGGTATTTTGACATAAAAAGGTATCTAGAAACAGGAACTTATCCAGATAATACGACTTTCAATCAGAAGAAAGCAATACGTCGAATGGCTAACAATTTCTTTCCAAGTAGAGAAACCCTTTATAGGAGAACTCCAGATATGGTACTTCTCAAATGTGTCGATTCTATTGAAGCTACGAagctgtaa